Proteins found in one Thermaerobacter subterraneus DSM 13965 genomic segment:
- a CDS encoding thiolase family protein yields the protein MAEPVIVAAVRTPIGRHGGALAPVRPDDLAAVAIRAAVERAGVDPAEVEDVILGCANQAGEDNRNVARMAALLAGLPEHVAGVTVNRLCGSGLEAVLQAARAIRAGEGEVFVAGGVESMSRAPWVMPKPEQGYPRGNVQVFDTTLGWRFVNPRLAAMFPPESMGETAENVAERYRISREDQDRFALASQRKWAAAQEAGKWRDEIVPVEVAGPRGRRAVVAVDEHPRPDTTLEKLASLPPAFRPGGTVTAGNSSGINDGAAALVIMADHRARSLGLRPLARVVAGAVAGVDPRYMGIGPVPATRKVLARAGWQVDDLDLIELNEAFAAQSLACIRELGLPEDRVNVNGGAIAIGHPLGCSGARILTTLVHEMRRRGARRGLATMCIGVGQGIAALVEATPAS from the coding sequence GTGGCAGAACCCGTCATCGTGGCGGCGGTGCGCACGCCCATCGGCCGCCATGGCGGCGCCCTGGCGCCGGTTCGTCCGGACGACCTGGCGGCGGTGGCGATCCGCGCCGCCGTGGAGCGGGCGGGCGTGGACCCTGCCGAGGTGGAGGACGTCATCCTGGGCTGTGCCAACCAGGCAGGGGAAGACAACCGCAACGTGGCCCGCATGGCCGCCCTGCTGGCCGGCCTGCCCGAGCACGTGGCCGGGGTGACGGTCAACCGGCTCTGCGGCTCTGGGCTGGAAGCGGTGCTGCAGGCCGCCCGGGCCATCCGCGCCGGCGAGGGCGAGGTCTTCGTGGCCGGCGGGGTGGAGAGCATGAGCCGGGCGCCCTGGGTCATGCCCAAACCCGAGCAGGGTTACCCCCGCGGCAACGTCCAGGTGTTCGACACCACCCTGGGCTGGCGGTTCGTCAACCCGCGGCTGGCCGCCATGTTCCCGCCCGAGTCCATGGGCGAGACGGCGGAAAACGTGGCCGAGCGCTACCGCATCAGCCGGGAGGACCAGGACCGGTTTGCCCTGGCCAGCCAGCGCAAGTGGGCGGCGGCCCAGGAAGCGGGGAAGTGGCGGGACGAGATCGTCCCCGTGGAGGTTGCAGGACCCCGCGGCCGCCGGGCCGTGGTGGCGGTGGACGAGCACCCGCGCCCCGACACCACCCTGGAGAAGCTGGCCAGCCTGCCGCCGGCTTTCCGGCCCGGAGGAACCGTCACCGCCGGCAACTCGTCGGGGATCAACGACGGCGCGGCGGCCCTGGTCATCATGGCCGATCACCGGGCGCGGTCGCTGGGGCTCCGGCCCCTGGCGCGGGTGGTGGCGGGCGCCGTGGCCGGGGTCGACCCGCGGTACATGGGGATCGGGCCCGTCCCCGCCACCCGCAAGGTGCTGGCCCGGGCGGGCTGGCAGGTGGACGACCTGGACCTGATCGAGCTGAACGAAGCCTTCGCCGCCCAGTCCCTGGCTTGCATCCGGGAGCTGGGGCTGCCGGAAGACCGGGTCAACGTCAACGGCGGGGCCATCGCCATCGGCCACCCCCTGGGCTGCAGCGGCGCCCGGATCCTGACCACGCTGGTCCACGAGATGCGGCGGCGCGGAGCGCGGCGGGGGCTGGCGACCATGTGCATCGGCGTGGGCCAGGGCATCGCGGCCCTGGTCGAGGCGACGCCTGCCTCGTAG